Proteins encoded by one window of Anaerolineales bacterium:
- a CDS encoding helix-turn-helix domain-containing protein: MADQHYLPSSNPRLAAPRPVRSDWLSLWLGGESLDTTTLESAGFQADLYYAVVLYRPERKVAVNPTQFVTTLQTEAVRRNICGPVALYGQGTAVLFHPVEDPQQSARLKLKTEVIRKQLSIRFGDVDIHCGVGRPAQGMDGLRHSFHEAEDALQLSGELNSESRTTFFGNSSLFNLLRSTHNPLSLQRFCDNWLAELITYDSRQHSDLLATLRAYFANNGNTALTANVLGIHRNTLAYRLNRIAEITCLDLEDADVRLNLHLALKAQEILCAGVAS, from the coding sequence GTGGCTGACCAACACTATTTACCATCGTCAAATCCACGTCTGGCAGCGCCCCGCCCGGTGCGCAGCGATTGGTTGTCGCTCTGGTTGGGAGGTGAAAGCCTTGATACGACGACGTTGGAGAGCGCGGGCTTTCAGGCTGATCTCTACTATGCTGTTGTTCTCTATCGCCCAGAGCGAAAAGTTGCGGTGAATCCCACTCAATTTGTGACGACGCTCCAAACCGAAGCAGTCCGACGAAACATTTGCGGACCCGTTGCTCTCTATGGGCAAGGGACTGCCGTCTTGTTTCACCCAGTGGAAGACCCGCAGCAATCTGCCCGTTTGAAGTTGAAAACAGAAGTGATTCGTAAGCAGCTTTCCATCCGTTTTGGCGATGTGGACATTCATTGTGGCGTTGGGCGACCTGCCCAAGGGATGGATGGCTTGCGGCACTCCTTCCATGAAGCGGAAGATGCCCTTCAATTGAGCGGGGAATTGAACAGCGAATCGCGGACGACGTTTTTTGGCAACTCCAGTTTGTTCAACCTGCTGCGCTCAACACACAATCCCCTGTCTTTGCAGCGTTTTTGCGATAATTGGTTGGCGGAGTTGATTACCTATGACTCGCGTCAGCACAGCGATCTCTTGGCGACACTGCGGGCATATTTCGCCAACAATGGCAACACCGCACTCACCGCCAATGTCTTGGGTATCCATCGGAACACGCTTGCCTATCGGCTGAACCGCATTGCTGAGATCACCTGCCTCGATCTAGAGGATGCCGATGTACGCTTAAATCTACACCTCGCCCTAAAAGCACAGGAAATTCTCTGTGCCGGGGTTGCCTCCTAA
- the lgt gene encoding prolipoprotein diacylglyceryl transferase codes for MIDSLGIHVGPIYIRFYALFLIAGMLAGLWLTAQRAARRGLNTEHIWNGFFWALLPGLIGARLYHVLTPSPASGLTTEHYLQNPLEILAIWKGGLGIYGAILGGFLGIVIYGLRQKEPIIRWLDVIAPGMALGQAIGRWGNFVNQELYGAPSDLPWAISIDRTNRLPGYESFERFHPLFLYESLWMVATCLILIYVDRRWGKRLRNGAVILLYLMSYALIRFLLDFVRLDSHTLGGGLTTAQVISFLVFILAGGVILIRQRIGGRESSTAEGIPAE; via the coding sequence ATGATCGATTCGCTCGGTATCCACGTGGGTCCGATCTACATTCGCTTTTACGCTCTTTTTTTGATCGCCGGGATGCTTGCCGGATTGTGGCTCACCGCACAGCGGGCGGCGCGGCGCGGGTTGAACACGGAACACATCTGGAACGGCTTTTTCTGGGCGCTTCTGCCGGGACTGATTGGGGCGCGACTCTACCATGTGCTGACGCCCTCACCCGCCAGCGGCTTGACGACGGAACACTACCTCCAAAACCCACTGGAAATCCTTGCCATTTGGAAGGGCGGCTTGGGTATTTATGGGGCGATCCTCGGCGGCTTTTTGGGGATTGTAATCTACGGACTGCGCCAGAAAGAGCCGATCATCCGTTGGTTGGATGTCATTGCGCCCGGAATGGCGCTTGGGCAGGCAATCGGGCGGTGGGGCAATTTTGTCAATCAGGAACTTTACGGCGCACCAAGCGACCTTCCCTGGGCGATCAGCATTGATCGCACCAACCGCCTCCCTGGATACGAGTCGTTTGAGCGCTTCCACCCATTGTTCCTCTATGAGTCACTATGGATGGTGGCGACGTGCTTGATCCTGATCTATGTGGATCGCCGTTGGGGAAAGCGCTTGCGGAACGGCGCAGTTATTTTGCTCTACTTGATGTCCTACGCACTGATCCGCTTCTTGCTCGATTTTGTCCGTCTCGATAGCCACACGCTTGGCGGCGGGCTAACAACGGCACAAGTTATTTCCTTCCTTGTATTCATCCTCGCTGGCGGGGTGATTCTCATTCGCCAGCGCATAGGTGGGCGGGAATCCTCTACCGCAGAAGGGATTCCCGCTGAATAA
- a CDS encoding deoxyguanosinetriphosphate triphosphohydrolase: MPRITTRASLEERELATLAPYALTAQGSAGRRHPEPEDPHRTAFQRDRDRILHTTAFRRLEYKTQVFVNYEGDYYRTRLTHSLEVAQIGRTIARALGANEDLVEGICLSHDLGHSPFGHAGEDVLNHLMRDHGGFNHNVQSYRIVTKLERRYPGWQGLNLTHELLEGIAKHETDYDVSAVADFDAHLRGSLEAQIANVADELAYNAHDLDDGLRAGLLRVEQIQPLAIWALIGQTITTTGFDDVARHQIHRALISALLEDVVTTTAAAIEGAKVVTPLDIQRLSANVIGYSPALAEANRELKRFLYENLYYHYRVIRMTVKARRFLSELFASYAAEPKQLPPETQRHIESKGLYRTICDYIAGMTDRYALQEWERLNDPFTRT; the protein is encoded by the coding sequence ATGCCTCGCATCACAACCCGCGCCTCATTGGAAGAGCGCGAATTGGCAACCCTTGCCCCTTATGCACTCACCGCACAGGGAAGCGCCGGACGTCGCCACCCCGAGCCAGAAGACCCTCACCGCACGGCATTTCAACGGGATCGGGATCGCATCCTCCACACAACAGCATTTCGGCGCTTGGAATACAAAACACAAGTTTTCGTCAACTATGAAGGGGATTACTATCGCACGCGCCTGACCCACTCTTTGGAAGTGGCACAGATTGGGCGAACCATTGCACGGGCGCTTGGCGCAAACGAAGATCTGGTGGAGGGGATTTGCCTCTCGCACGATCTCGGACACTCCCCGTTCGGTCACGCCGGGGAGGATGTGCTAAACCATCTTATGCGCGATCACGGCGGGTTTAACCACAACGTGCAGAGCTACCGCATCGTGACCAAACTAGAACGGCGCTACCCTGGCTGGCAGGGCTTAAATCTGACCCATGAGCTTTTGGAAGGCATTGCCAAACATGAGACGGATTATGATGTCAGCGCCGTTGCCGATTTTGATGCCCACTTGCGTGGCAGTCTAGAAGCACAGATTGCCAATGTTGCTGATGAGCTTGCCTATAATGCGCATGATTTGGACGACGGCTTGCGGGCAGGCTTGCTCCGTGTAGAGCAGATTCAACCTCTGGCAATCTGGGCGCTGATAGGGCAAACAATCACAACAACCGGATTCGATGATGTGGCACGTCACCAAATTCATCGGGCGTTGATTAGTGCCTTACTAGAGGATGTGGTGACGACGACGGCGGCGGCAATTGAGGGGGCAAAGGTGGTCACCCCGCTCGATATTCAACGCCTGTCCGCGAATGTGATCGGCTATAGTCCGGCGCTTGCCGAGGCAAACCGCGAACTGAAACGGTTTCTCTATGAGAATCTCTACTATCACTATCGTGTGATTCGGATGACAGTGAAAGCAAGGCGTTTCCTCAGCGAGTTGTTTGCATCCTACGCTGCTGAGCCAAAACAACTCCCCCCAGAAACGCAGCGGCATATCGAGAGCAAAGGACTGTACCGAACGATCTGCGATTACATTGCTGGCATGACAGATCGTTATGCACTCCAAGAATGGGAACGCCTGAACGATCCCTTCACACGCACCTGA
- the purH gene encoding bifunctional phosphoribosylaminoimidazolecarboxamide formyltransferase/IMP cyclohydrolase, protein MPTALISVYDKTGLAEYAPLLAQMGWDLVASGGTAKALTDAGIAVTPVETLTGVPEMFGGRVKTLHPAIYAGILAREGDLPELATLGYRPIDLVICNLYPFKETIAKANVTLAEAIEQIDIGGVSLLRAAAKNFERVVVLSDPHDYEHAFAIYKMMGVLEPTMRRGLAAKAFALTREYDSLIAEYLGDSEHDQPAPGADAELPDVIRLDLRKTHPLRYGENPHQKGAFYAYPASKGALGGKVLGGKALSYNNLLDLDAAWRAVESFRTPAVVIVKHMNPAGIAVNTNLAVALQDAVASDPMSAFGGVIAVNQIVDDDFVAAMGDLFVEAIAAPDFTSLAQELLATNRRNCRLLRMEDHLPPRALAHVELRAVRGGVLIQTIDRGDPHDAQWRVVTKRAPSDTEMNALRFAWNAVQAVKSNAIVIANAQTTLGIGGGLPSRVDAARLAVGKAGEKAHGAVMASDAFFPFADGLQVGAEAGITAVIAPGGSVRDADVIAAADEADIAMIFTGIRHFRH, encoded by the coding sequence ATGCCCACTGCACTGATCAGTGTTTACGATAAAACGGGTTTAGCGGAATATGCCCCCCTCCTTGCCCAGATGGGATGGGATTTGGTCGCCAGCGGCGGCACGGCGAAGGCACTCACCGATGCTGGAATCGCCGTCACCCCGGTGGAAACGCTCACCGGAGTCCCCGAAATGTTTGGCGGGCGGGTAAAAACCCTTCATCCAGCAATTTATGCTGGAATCCTTGCCCGTGAAGGGGATTTGCCCGAATTGGCAACGCTTGGCTACCGCCCCATTGATCTTGTAATCTGCAATCTTTACCCCTTCAAAGAGACCATAGCGAAGGCAAATGTCACTCTTGCCGAGGCGATTGAGCAGATCGATATTGGCGGAGTCAGCCTGCTGCGGGCAGCGGCAAAAAACTTTGAGCGCGTCGTTGTCCTCAGCGACCCACACGACTATGAACACGCCTTCGCCATTTACAAGATGATGGGGGTTCTTGAGCCGACCATGCGGCGCGGGTTGGCGGCGAAGGCATTCGCTCTCACCCGCGAATATGACTCCTTGATCGCGGAGTATTTGGGCGACAGCGAACATGATCAACCAGCCCCCGGAGCGGATGCCGAACTACCTGATGTGATTCGCCTTGATCTGCGGAAAACGCATCCCTTACGTTATGGCGAAAACCCCCATCAAAAGGGCGCGTTTTATGCCTACCCCGCCAGCAAAGGGGCGCTTGGCGGGAAAGTCCTCGGCGGCAAAGCGCTTTCCTACAACAACCTGCTTGACCTTGACGCCGCATGGCGGGCTGTGGAGAGCTTTAGGACGCCAGCAGTCGTCATTGTCAAACACATGAATCCGGCGGGGATTGCGGTGAATACAAACCTTGCCGTCGCCCTCCAAGATGCCGTTGCCAGCGATCCCATGTCCGCCTTTGGGGGGGTGATCGCCGTCAACCAGATTGTCGATGATGACTTTGTGGCGGCGATGGGCGATCTCTTTGTGGAGGCAATCGCCGCCCCAGATTTCACCTCGTTGGCACAGGAACTACTCGCCACCAACCGCCGCAACTGCCGTCTTTTGCGTATGGAGGATCACCTCCCCCCCCGCGCTCTTGCCCATGTAGAACTGCGGGCAGTGCGCGGCGGTGTCCTTATCCAAACGATAGATCGCGGCGACCCACATGATGCCCAGTGGCGAGTCGTCACCAAACGCGCCCCATCCGATACCGAAATGAACGCCCTTCGTTTTGCGTGGAATGCCGTTCAAGCGGTGAAATCAAACGCGATTGTGATCGCCAACGCCCAAACGACGTTAGGGATCGGTGGTGGGCTGCCCAGCCGCGTTGATGCGGCTCGCCTTGCGGTGGGCAAAGCGGGTGAGAAAGCCCACGGGGCGGTAATGGCATCCGATGCCTTCTTTCCCTTTGCCGATGGATTACAGGTTGGCGCTGAGGCAGGGATCACCGCTGTGATTGCACCGGGTGGCTCTGTGCGGGATGCCGATGTGATCGCCGCCGCAGATGAGGCGGACATCGCCATGATTTTTACAGGGATCAGACACTTTCGGCATTAA
- a CDS encoding peptidoglycan DD-metalloendopeptidase family protein, with protein sequence MPTPYDGKVALWYVHGRTVGENTLDELIDTIRTYAPAVDALFVKIGEGSQWIGNLGAGDPKPDLAIRSLADIDRWVSKLAAVGLDFHAWAIPYGKNPTAEADFLIQACKRPGVKSLILDVEPFEGYFSGGRAAIRPFMLRLKSGVPADFHIGMSVDPRPWHYDPIFPDEWRPFLNSVHPQIYWAEFGLTPDSGFQQAYGRWGSYGIPLIPVLQGFQGRGDKITADGMDRARVIALETYKTPGLSWFRFGTLNKALFPPVNVNIDGSVPGGDQGTPVGVGRYGAEVVVKPNDGGYREGTYDGAPSPLRSFTNEEGWTSRYFTSSPFSSRVWVRYEPRLPASGFYEISAFIPSQHGTTNNARYKINGIVGQPGDLEVAIPQTKLDSAWASLGVYQFDITKPNTGIVFLNDLTGEAGREVVFDAIRWRQVIGWQRPPRYVADGFDAPVGLDPERNAIYSGTPYPPTWLLTLGYAVRYALLGRESLHTGDDLVSKRGKTKGQQIYAVASGEVVYAQRAGKAPNWGSWGNVVIIRHDPQITTGKIVYSRYGHVENMQVKAGDRVSRGQHIADIGDAFGVFQNAPHLHYDISPTRIFETAPGDWPWLDAGRIQRDYLNPKGFITANRPPKP encoded by the coding sequence ATGCCCACCCCCTATGATGGGAAAGTCGCCCTGTGGTATGTTCATGGGCGTACCGTTGGCGAAAACACCCTGGATGAGTTGATCGATACCATCCGCACCTATGCCCCGGCGGTGGATGCCCTGTTCGTCAAGATTGGCGAGGGCAGCCAGTGGATCGGCAATCTCGGTGCGGGCGACCCCAAGCCCGACCTCGCCATTCGTTCGCTGGCAGATATTGACCGTTGGGTGAGCAAGCTCGCCGCTGTTGGGCTGGATTTTCATGCATGGGCAATCCCCTACGGAAAGAACCCCACCGCTGAAGCGGATTTCTTGATTCAAGCCTGTAAGCGTCCCGGCGTGAAATCGCTCATTTTGGATGTTGAGCCGTTTGAGGGGTACTTCAGCGGTGGGCGTGCCGCCATCCGCCCTTTCATGCTCCGTTTGAAAAGCGGCGTGCCGGCTGATTTTCACATTGGGATGAGCGTTGACCCGCGCCCCTGGCACTACGACCCGATTTTCCCTGACGAATGGCGCCCTTTCTTAAACAGCGTCCATCCTCAAATCTATTGGGCAGAGTTCGGCTTGACGCCGGATTCCGGCTTTCAGCAGGCATATGGACGATGGGGCAGTTATGGCATTCCCCTCATTCCCGTTTTACAGGGGTTTCAGGGGCGCGGCGATAAGATCACTGCCGATGGGATGGATCGCGCCCGCGTGATCGCCCTCGAAACTTACAAAACGCCGGGACTCAGTTGGTTTCGCTTTGGCACACTGAACAAAGCGCTGTTTCCACCTGTCAATGTCAATATTGATGGCAGTGTCCCCGGCGGCGATCAGGGGACGCCCGTTGGGGTGGGGCGCTATGGCGCGGAAGTTGTAGTCAAGCCGAATGATGGTGGCTACCGCGAGGGAACCTATGACGGTGCGCCAAGCCCGCTGCGTAGTTTTACAAACGAGGAAGGCTGGACAAGCCGCTATTTCACCAGTTCGCCCTTCAGCAGCCGCGTTTGGGTGCGCTACGAACCGCGCCTCCCCGCCAGCGGGTTTTATGAGATCAGCGCCTTCATTCCCTCCCAGCATGGGACGACGAACAATGCTCGCTACAAAATAAACGGTATTGTTGGGCAGCCGGGGGATCTGGAAGTTGCCATTCCCCAGACAAAACTTGATTCAGCGTGGGCATCGTTGGGCGTATATCAATTTGACATTACAAAACCGAATACGGGTATCGTCTTTCTGAACGACCTCACTGGCGAAGCCGGACGGGAAGTTGTGTTTGATGCGATCCGCTGGCGGCAGGTGATCGGCTGGCAGCGTCCGCCCCGCTATGTTGCCGATGGGTTTGATGCGCCGGTGGGCTTAGACCCCGAACGGAATGCCATTTACAGCGGGACGCCATATCCGCCAACGTGGTTATTGACGCTAGGCTATGCGGTGCGCTATGCCCTTTTGGGGCGGGAATCGCTCCACACAGGCGATGATCTCGTCAGCAAACGGGGCAAGACGAAGGGACAGCAGATTTACGCTGTTGCCTCTGGGGAAGTGGTCTATGCGCAGCGGGCGGGCAAAGCGCCGAATTGGGGCAGTTGGGGCAATGTAGTCATTATCCGCCACGATCCGCAGATCACGACGGGGAAGATTGTCTACAGCCGCTATGGGCATGTGGAGAACATGCAAGTGAAAGCGGGAGATCGTGTCTCGCGGGGGCAGCATATCGCGGATATAGGCGATGCCTTTGGCGTTTTCCAAAACGCGCCTCATTTGCACTATGACATTAGCCCTACACGAATTTTCGAGACAGCGCCGGGCGATTGGCCTTGGCTAGATGCTGGACGCATCCAGCGTGATTACCTCAACCCCAAAGGGTTCATCACCGCCAACCGCCCCCCCAAACCCTAA
- a CDS encoding serine hydrolase, translated as MSLTGLGTKERGVRLPFLPLLSGGCLIAALIVFAVQLTNFSLSRDKLQTDITVAGVPVTGLTLSEAAATWQNVYEQPIALTYQGHPILLYPSDIGFRVNSAQMQEEIRSRLVNNSNYWTDFWNFLWQQPTAPVEVALSADYSEARLREFLTNVAVRYDQVAGRAGFDLNTFTFNTGSSGLRLDIDKAIDLIRETLYRPTERQVALPMQNEGGRRADMKTLEGALHAYMQTMTFEPDGPSTLGSIGVIDLQTGEEMWINPDIAYSAMSTIKIPILINIFSKLAFAPDNDVKWLMGASILCSANSASNFLLQIPGQGGNARAKLADGLKQVTETVTALGATYTFINAPLYVGDPNYVWSLTNTPPPVPNPLYDAKPDLWSRTTPQDMARMLQMIYDCAEYGSGLAAAQPEAFTQLECQQMVELLSGNIIGRLIELGVPRGTKVAHKNGWGGTANTGANVSDAAIVYSPAGNYILVAYMWESKASESGIGTLLPWEVMEGVSRIVYNFFNPGTPEVTPRIPDNPLGAVDCVMPNPNQSTLLDLNNIRSGRFDENGYILPDACYGYPACGVDPIPPSFKPR; from the coding sequence ATGTCACTCACAGGGCTTGGTACGAAAGAACGCGGGGTACGGTTACCGTTTCTCCCCCTCCTCTCTGGCGGCTGCCTCATTGCCGCATTGATCGTCTTTGCTGTCCAACTGACGAATTTCTCCCTCAGCCGCGACAAGCTCCAAACGGATATTACCGTAGCGGGTGTTCCCGTTACGGGCTTAACACTTTCTGAGGCGGCGGCAACATGGCAAAATGTGTATGAGCAGCCTATTGCCCTAACCTATCAGGGACACCCCATCTTGCTTTACCCTTCGGATATTGGCTTTCGGGTGAACAGCGCCCAGATGCAAGAAGAAATTCGCTCGCGCTTAGTGAATAACTCGAATTATTGGACGGATTTTTGGAATTTCCTCTGGCAGCAGCCTACTGCCCCCGTGGAAGTTGCCTTAAGTGCTGATTATTCCGAGGCGCGTCTGCGAGAGTTTCTCACAAATGTTGCCGTTCGCTATGATCAGGTGGCAGGGCGGGCAGGGTTTGACCTCAATACATTCACCTTTAACACCGGGTCATCCGGGCTTCGTCTCGATATAGATAAGGCGATAGACCTCATCCGCGAGACACTCTACCGACCCACCGAACGCCAAGTTGCCCTTCCCATGCAAAATGAGGGAGGAAGGCGGGCGGACATGAAGACTCTTGAGGGGGCGCTTCATGCCTATATGCAGACAATGACCTTTGAGCCTGATGGTCCCAGCACACTAGGCAGTATCGGGGTGATCGACCTCCAAACTGGGGAGGAAATGTGGATCAATCCAGATATTGCTTACAGCGCGATGAGTACGATCAAAATTCCCATTCTGATCAATATCTTTAGCAAGCTGGCATTTGCCCCCGATAATGATGTGAAATGGTTGATGGGCGCCTCGATCTTGTGTAGCGCAAACAGCGCCTCCAATTTTCTCTTGCAGATTCCGGGGCAGGGCGGAAATGCGCGGGCAAAACTTGCCGATGGCTTGAAGCAAGTCACCGAGACGGTGACGGCACTAGGGGCAACCTATACCTTTATCAATGCCCCGCTTTATGTCGGTGATCCAAATTATGTTTGGTCGCTCACAAACACGCCGCCGCCCGTGCCTAACCCCCTCTATGACGCCAAACCGGATTTGTGGTCACGCACGACGCCGCAAGACATGGCGAGGATGCTCCAGATGATCTATGACTGCGCCGAATATGGGAGCGGCTTAGCCGCCGCCCAACCAGAGGCGTTCACTCAGTTGGAGTGCCAACAGATGGTTGAACTCCTCAGCGGGAATATCATCGGGCGGTTGATTGAACTGGGCGTGCCACGTGGGACGAAGGTTGCTCACAAAAATGGATGGGGTGGCACGGCAAACACTGGCGCGAATGTCTCTGACGCGGCAATTGTCTATTCGCCAGCGGGGAATTACATTCTGGTTGCTTATATGTGGGAATCGAAGGCGAGCGAATCAGGCATTGGGACGCTCCTTCCCTGGGAGGTTATGGAAGGCGTTTCGCGCATTGTCTATAACTTCTTCAATCCGGGGACACCGGAAGTAACCCCACGTATTCCTGATAACCCTCTAGGGGCGGTGGATTGTGTTATGCCCAATCCCAATCAATCCACTCTCCTTGACCTGAACAATATTCGCAGCGGGCGCTTTGATGAAAACGGATACATTCTCCCCGATGCCTGTTATGGCTATCCAGCCTGCGGTGTTGATCCCATTCCGCCGAGCT
- a CDS encoding GNAT family N-acetyltransferase: MAIQLHEVTKDNWAAVCRLPLKAGQEHYVAPNWHSLLLIAYEGWGTARAIYDDETLVGFVLYGSAPDDPRWWVVRFMIAADHQRRGYGRTALPLIIQEMRERHATPAIHISFVPENEPARTLYASLGFVDTGTIEDGEAVYVLNFDTPMKDS, from the coding sequence ATGGCGATCCAACTCCATGAGGTGACGAAAGACAATTGGGCGGCGGTATGCCGCCTGCCCTTGAAAGCTGGTCAGGAACACTATGTTGCCCCCAATTGGCATTCGCTCTTGCTCATCGCCTATGAAGGGTGGGGAACAGCGCGGGCAATTTACGACGATGAGACACTTGTTGGGTTTGTCCTCTATGGCAGCGCCCCGGACGATCCCCGCTGGTGGGTTGTGCGGTTTATGATCGCCGCCGATCATCAGCGGCGTGGCTATGGGCGGACAGCCCTCCCGCTCATTATCCAAGAAATGCGCGAGCGCCACGCCACGCCCGCCATTCACATCAGTTTTGTGCCAGAGAACGAACCCGCCCGAACGCTGTATGCCAGTTTAGGGTTTGTCGATACTGGTACAATCGAAGATGGTGAAGCTGTGTATGTGTTGAATTTTGACACCCCTATGAAGGATAGTTAG
- a CDS encoding NADP-dependent malic enzyme, translating to MSITPEDVFEYHTRGRAGKIEVRPTKPLATQRDLSLAYSPGVAEVVKAIKGDPDKAFDYTARGNLVAVVSNGTAILGLGNLGALASKPVMEGKGVLFKVFADVDVFDIELDTLDPDAIIEICRALAPTFGGINLEDIRAPECFYIERRLREMLDIPVFHDDQHGTAIISSAALLNALRIVGKKIEDLKLVISGAGASAISTALLYIKLGMDPQNMLMVDSKGVIFSGRSENMNEYKAPFANDTDARTLEDALNGADMFLGLSSADIVTPHMLESMAERPILFTLANPDPEIKYELAREVRPDALIATGRSDLPNQVNNVLGFPFIFRGALDVRARTINEEMKLAAAYALAELTHEDVPDSVLNAYGKTSLKFSDEYLIPKPLDPRVLTYVAPAVAKAAMETGVARRQLDLDEYREMLTARRGRGQRFRIEMMQKAKMGGKKRVVFGEGEELKIIRAAAIIADEGIGQPILIGRRDVIREAVRELGLDGFRPQIVDPATSETLNAYTEAYYTLRQRRGVSRQMAEQALRTANVYGAMMVHQGDADVYISGLTYEYPEVIRPALQIFHTQPGVKFASGVYVMIANEKIYLFTDATVNIEPDAEQLAEIAILAADFAKDLDLTPRIAMLSFSNFGSTHHPLSNKVRDAVTLVRKKRPDLVIDGEVQADVAVSAEMMVGRFPFSRVMDANVLVFPDLESANTAYKLLSSLGGAQAIGPVLLGIGAPVHVLQNGDSVDDIVAITSVAVMDAHNRTIKKGFMA from the coding sequence ATGTCTATCACACCCGAAGATGTCTTTGAATACCACACTCGTGGACGCGCCGGAAAAATTGAAGTTCGCCCCACAAAACCTCTCGCTACCCAACGTGATCTCTCTCTCGCCTATTCGCCCGGCGTGGCGGAGGTGGTCAAGGCGATCAAGGGAGACCCCGACAAAGCCTTTGATTACACCGCACGCGGCAATCTGGTTGCCGTTGTAAGCAATGGGACGGCAATTCTCGGTTTGGGCAATCTTGGCGCTCTTGCCAGCAAACCCGTTATGGAGGGAAAAGGCGTCCTCTTTAAGGTGTTTGCCGATGTCGATGTCTTTGATATTGAATTAGATACCCTTGATCCCGACGCGATCATTGAAATATGCCGCGCCCTCGCCCCTACGTTTGGGGGAATCAACCTTGAAGATATTCGCGCCCCAGAATGTTTCTATATCGAGCGCCGCCTACGGGAGATGCTGGATATTCCGGTCTTTCATGACGATCAGCATGGCACAGCAATCATCAGCAGCGCTGCCCTCTTGAATGCACTCCGCATTGTCGGGAAAAAGATTGAAGACTTGAAATTGGTCATTTCCGGCGCGGGCGCTTCGGCAATCTCTACGGCGCTTCTCTACATCAAACTGGGGATGGACCCCCAAAACATGCTGATGGTAGATTCCAAAGGGGTTATCTTCAGCGGGCGCTCCGAGAATATGAACGAGTACAAAGCGCCCTTTGCCAACGACACCGATGCCCGCACCCTTGAGGATGCGCTCAACGGGGCAGATATGTTCCTCGGCTTAAGTTCGGCAGATATTGTCACGCCGCATATGCTGGAGAGCATGGCAGAACGCCCCATTCTCTTTACATTGGCGAATCCCGATCCAGAGATCAAGTATGAATTGGCGCGGGAAGTACGCCCCGACGCACTGATCGCCACTGGACGCAGCGACCTTCCCAACCAAGTGAACAATGTCCTCGGCTTTCCGTTCATTTTCCGAGGGGCGCTGGATGTTCGCGCCCGAACGATCAACGAGGAAATGAAGCTCGCCGCTGCCTATGCCCTTGCTGAACTCACTCACGAGGATGTGCCGGATAGCGTCCTAAACGCTTACGGAAAAACCTCCCTCAAATTCAGCGATGAATACCTGATTCCGAAACCGCTTGATCCCCGTGTGTTGACCTATGTTGCGCCGGCGGTGGCGAAGGCGGCTATGGAGACAGGCGTCGCCCGTCGCCAGCTTGATTTGGATGAGTACCGCGAAATGCTCACCGCTCGGCGTGGACGTGGGCAGCGCTTCCGCATCGAAATGATGCAAAAAGCAAAAATGGGCGGGAAAAAGCGCGTTGTCTTTGGCGAGGGCGAGGAACTAAAAATCATCCGTGCGGCGGCGATTATTGCTGATGAAGGCATTGGGCAGCCGATCTTGATCGGACGACGAGATGTGATCCGCGAGGCAGTCCGCGAATTGGGCTTAGATGGCTTCCGCCCGCAGATTGTTGATCCAGCAACCTCGGAAACATTGAATGCCTACACAGAGGCATACTACACCCTTCGCCAGCGGCGCGGCGTCAGCCGTCAAATGGCGGAACAAGCCCTGCGGACGGCAAATGTGTATGGGGCAATGATGGTTCATCAAGGGGACGCCGATGTTTACATCAGCGGCTTGACCTATGAATACCCAGAGGTGATTCGCCCTGCCCTTCAAATTTTCCATACCCAACCGGGCGTCAAATTCGCCAGCGGTGTGTATGTCATGATCGCCAATGAGAAAATCTACTTATTCACTGACGCAACGGTGAATATCGAGCCAGATGCCGAACAACTTGCCGAAATTGCTATTTTGGCGGCAGATTTTGCCAAAGACCTTGATCTCACCCCACGTATCGCTATGCTCTCGTTCAGCAATTTTGGCAGCACTCATCACCCCCTGAGCAACAAAGTGCGCGATGCCGTCACGCTGGTGCGGAAAAAGCGCCCCGACCTTGTGATTGACGGTGAAGTGCAAGCCGATGTGGCCGTTTCGGCGGAGATGATGGTCGGGCGTTTCCCTTTCAGCCGTGTGATGGATGCCAACGTCCTTGTTTTTCCAGATTTGGAGAGCGCCAATACTGCTTATAAACTCCTCTCTAGTCTGGGTGGCGCACAGGCAATCGGACCCGTCCTTTTGGGGATAGGGGCGCCGGTTCATGTCCTGCAAAATGGCGATTCGGTGGATGATATTGTGGCGATTACCTCTGTTGCGGTCATGGATGCCCACAACCGGACGATCAAAAAAGGATTTATGGCATGA